In the genome of Dickeya fangzhongdai, one region contains:
- the hutC gene encoding histidine utilization repressor, which translates to MTDLQTASQLAAAMSDTPAPIYQRVKQAIISQIRSGVWQSHQRVPSESELVNELGVSRMTINRALRELTSEGFLVRMQGVGTFVAEQKAHTAMLEVHNIADEIAARGHRHSSRVLVLETLNADGDQAAQLDIAPGQPLFYSQIVHYENDVPVQLEIRYVNPQVAPDYLQQDFTRDTPHSYLSRVAPLTAGEHRVEAVAAEPHQRDLLALGEQEPCLLIRRRTWHGSRVVTAARLFYPGSRYQLFGRFGG; encoded by the coding sequence TTGACCGACCTGCAAACCGCTTCCCAACTTGCCGCCGCCATGAGTGATACCCCCGCGCCGATCTACCAGCGGGTAAAACAGGCGATTATCAGCCAGATTCGCAGCGGCGTCTGGCAGTCGCATCAGCGGGTGCCGTCGGAAAGCGAGCTGGTAAATGAACTGGGCGTCAGCCGTATGACCATCAACCGGGCGTTGCGGGAACTGACCAGCGAAGGATTTCTGGTGCGGATGCAGGGCGTGGGCACGTTTGTGGCGGAACAGAAGGCGCACACCGCGATGCTGGAAGTGCATAACATCGCCGATGAAATCGCCGCCCGCGGTCATCGTCACAGCAGCCGGGTGCTGGTGCTGGAAACCCTTAACGCCGATGGCGATCAGGCCGCGCAACTGGATATCGCCCCCGGCCAGCCGCTGTTTTACTCGCAAATCGTGCATTACGAAAACGACGTACCGGTACAGCTGGAAATCCGTTACGTCAACCCGCAGGTAGCGCCGGACTATCTACAGCAGGATTTCACCCGCGATACGCCGCACAGCTACCTGAGCCGCGTTGCGCCATTGACCGCCGGCGAGCACCGGGTGGAAGCGGTCGCCGCCGAACCGCATCAGCGCGACCTGCTGGCGCTGGGCGAGCAGGAGCCCTGTCTACTGATCCGCCGCCGCACCTGGCACGGCTCGCGGGTCGTCACCGCCGCGCGTCTGTTTTATCCCGGTTCCCGCTATCAGCTATTCGGCCGTTTTGGCGGCTAG
- the acnB gene encoding bifunctional aconitate hydratase 2/2-methylisocitrate dehydratase, which translates to MLKEYREHVAERTRQGTVPKPLEASQMAALVELLKTPPAGEEEFLVDLLVNRVPPGVDEAAYVKAGFLAAITKGETVSPLITPEKATELLGTMQGGYNIQPLIEALDNPALAPVAANALSHTLLMFDNFYDVEEKAKAGNTHAQQVVTSWADAEWFLSRPKLADKITVTVFKVTGETNTDDLSPAQDAWSRPDIPLHALAMLKNAREGIEPDQPGVVGPIKQIEALNQKGFPLAYVGDVVGTGSSRKSATNSVLWFMGDDIPNVPNKRGGGVVLGGKIAPIFFNTMEDAGALPIEVDVAGLNMGDVIDIYPYQGEVRHHDSNALLASFELKTDVLLDEVRAGGRIPLIIGRGLTSKARESLGLPHSDVFRHAKDVAPSSRGFSLAQKMVGRACGVAGIRPGAYCEPRMTSVGSQDTTGPMTRDELKDLACLGFSADLVMQSFCHTAAYPKPVDVNTHHTLPDFIMNRGGVSLRPGDGVIHSWLNRMLLPDTVGTGGDSHTRFPIGISFPAGSGLVAFAAATGVMPLDMPESVLVRFKGQMQPGITLRDLVHAIPYYAIKQGLLTVEKKGKKNIFSGRILEIEGLPDLKVEQAFELTDASAERSAAGCTIKLNQAPIVEYLNSNIILLKWMIAEGYGDRRTLERRVQGMEKWLADPQLLEADADAEYAAVIDIDLADIKEPILCAPNDPDDARLLSDVQGDKIDEVFIGSCMTNIGHFRAAGKLLDQHKGQLPTRLWVAPPTRMDAAQLTEEGYYSVFGKSGARVEIPGCSLCMGNQARVADGATVVSTSTRNFPNRLGAGANVYLASAELAAVASLLGRLPTPDEYQQYMVQVDKTADDTYRYLNFNLIDRYIR; encoded by the coding sequence GTGTTGAAAGAATATCGTGAGCATGTCGCCGAACGTACCCGGCAGGGTACCGTACCCAAACCGCTAGAGGCTTCGCAAATGGCGGCACTGGTGGAATTGTTGAAAACTCCCCCCGCCGGAGAAGAAGAGTTTTTAGTCGATCTGTTAGTCAATCGTGTGCCGCCGGGTGTTGATGAAGCGGCCTACGTCAAAGCCGGTTTCCTGGCTGCCATCACCAAAGGCGAGACCGTTTCTCCGCTCATTACCCCGGAAAAAGCCACCGAGCTGCTGGGCACCATGCAAGGCGGCTACAACATTCAGCCGCTGATTGAAGCGCTGGATAATCCCGCCCTGGCCCCGGTCGCCGCCAACGCGCTATCTCACACCCTGCTGATGTTCGACAATTTCTACGATGTGGAAGAAAAAGCCAAAGCCGGCAATACCCACGCGCAGCAGGTGGTCACATCCTGGGCCGACGCCGAGTGGTTCCTGTCCCGCCCGAAACTGGCGGACAAGATTACCGTCACCGTGTTCAAGGTGACCGGCGAAACCAACACCGATGACCTGTCCCCGGCGCAGGACGCCTGGTCGCGTCCGGACATTCCGCTGCACGCGCTGGCGATGCTGAAAAACGCCCGTGAAGGCATCGAGCCGGATCAGCCCGGCGTGGTCGGTCCGATCAAACAAATCGAGGCGCTGAACCAGAAAGGGTTCCCGCTGGCCTACGTCGGCGACGTGGTCGGCACCGGCTCGTCCCGTAAATCCGCCACCAACTCGGTGCTGTGGTTCATGGGCGACGATATCCCGAACGTGCCGAACAAACGCGGCGGCGGCGTGGTGCTGGGCGGCAAGATCGCGCCGATTTTCTTCAACACCATGGAAGACGCCGGCGCGCTGCCGATCGAGGTGGATGTCGCCGGACTGAACATGGGCGACGTGATTGATATCTACCCGTACCAGGGTGAAGTGCGTCACCACGACAGCAACGCATTGCTGGCCAGCTTCGAACTGAAAACCGACGTGCTGCTGGATGAAGTGCGCGCGGGCGGCCGTATTCCGCTGATTATCGGCCGCGGCCTGACGTCCAAAGCGCGCGAGTCGCTGGGCCTGCCGCACAGCGACGTGTTCCGTCACGCCAAAGACGTGGCGCCGAGCAGCCGCGGCTTCTCGCTGGCGCAGAAGATGGTCGGCCGCGCCTGCGGCGTCGCCGGCATTCGCCCCGGCGCTTATTGCGAACCGCGGATGACCTCGGTCGGCTCGCAGGACACCACCGGCCCGATGACCCGCGACGAGCTGAAAGACCTGGCCTGTCTGGGCTTCTCCGCCGATCTGGTGATGCAGTCCTTCTGCCATACCGCCGCCTATCCGAAGCCGGTGGACGTCAACACCCACCACACCCTGCCGGATTTCATCATGAACCGCGGCGGCGTGTCGCTGCGTCCGGGCGACGGCGTGATCCACTCCTGGCTGAACCGCATGCTGCTGCCGGATACGGTGGGCACCGGCGGCGACTCCCACACCCGTTTCCCGATCGGGATTTCCTTCCCGGCCGGCTCCGGTCTGGTGGCGTTTGCCGCCGCCACCGGCGTGATGCCGCTGGACATGCCGGAATCGGTGCTGGTGCGTTTCAAAGGCCAGATGCAGCCGGGCATCACGCTGCGCGATCTGGTGCACGCGATCCCGTACTACGCGATCAAGCAGGGCCTGCTGACCGTGGAGAAGAAGGGCAAGAAAAACATCTTCTCCGGCCGCATTCTGGAAATCGAAGGCTTGCCGGACCTGAAGGTGGAGCAGGCGTTCGAACTGACCGACGCCTCGGCGGAGCGCTCGGCGGCGGGCTGTACCATCAAGCTCAACCAGGCGCCGATCGTCGAGTACCTGAACTCCAACATCATTCTGCTCAAGTGGATGATTGCCGAAGGCTACGGCGATCGCCGTACGCTGGAGCGTCGGGTGCAGGGCATGGAAAAATGGCTGGCGGACCCGCAGCTGCTGGAAGCCGACGCCGATGCGGAATATGCCGCGGTGATCGACATCGATCTGGCGGATATCAAAGAGCCGATCCTGTGCGCGCCGAACGATCCGGACGACGCGCGCCTGCTGTCCGATGTGCAGGGCGACAAGATTGATGAAGTGTTCATCGGCTCGTGCATGACCAACATCGGTCACTTCCGTGCCGCCGGCAAACTGCTGGATCAGCACAAAGGGCAGCTGCCGACGCGGCTGTGGGTGGCGCCGCCGACCCGCATGGACGCGGCGCAACTGACCGAAGAAGGCTACTACAGCGTATTCGGCAAGAGCGGCGCGCGGGTCGAAATCCCCGGCTGTTCGCTGTGCATGGGCAACCAGGCGCGGGTGGCGGATGGCGCGACGGTGGTGTCGACGTCGACCCGTAACTTCCCGAACCGTCTGGGAGCGGGCGCCAATGTGTATCTGGCGTCAGCCGAACTGGCGGCGGTGGCGTCGCTGCTGGGACGTCTGCCGACGCCGGACGAATACCAGCAGTATATGGTGCAGGTGGACAAGACCGCGGACGACACTTACCGCTATCTGAACTTCAATTTGATTGACCGCTATATTCGTTAA
- a CDS encoding PTS transporter subunit IIC, protein MFQFLIELLKDAAILVSLFTMLGNIIQKKNINDIITSTIKTYLGFVILFASANLLISPALNNFSKIFLTAFHVQGIVPNNEVVIVVAMEKLGQLYSSAIAAGLIGAMFFNIVLAKITPLKYIVLSGHHVFFMVSCLTIIAMLHGISVSNSAILATLITGVWCVISPALLVRYCRQIDNCDALRQSGDFSIGQFGSTSYMLAGWLGEKLGNKENDAEKLAIPTSIGFLKDKQVSTFFVMLLFFVVSALVAGADHVQAIADAGNKDHSHTNIFLFLLKQAGLFAAGVYMLTRGVHMFIEELIPAFKGISDKVIKKSIPAIEIYSLFPYSNNAVFIGFICCTVSGFLTMILLPVFGYPAMVPSLLFTFASGGGAGIIGNATGGIRGAIIGAVACGIISIAGSAFIFQPIHDAGVDAPTTYSTTDFTLLGLSLHSALSLLNH, encoded by the coding sequence GTGTTTCAATTTCTTATCGAGCTACTAAAAGACGCCGCCATATTGGTGAGTCTTTTTACCATGCTGGGAAATATCATTCAAAAGAAGAATATTAACGATATTATTACTTCTACAATCAAAACCTATCTGGGCTTTGTCATTCTTTTTGCCAGTGCAAACTTGCTTATTTCTCCGGCACTGAATAATTTCTCAAAAATATTCCTCACCGCCTTTCACGTTCAGGGCATTGTGCCTAACAACGAAGTCGTTATCGTTGTCGCCATGGAAAAACTGGGCCAGCTCTATTCTTCGGCCATCGCCGCCGGCCTTATCGGCGCCATGTTTTTCAATATTGTGCTGGCTAAAATCACTCCGCTGAAATATATCGTCCTGTCCGGGCATCATGTTTTCTTCATGGTGAGCTGCCTGACGATCATTGCCATGCTGCACGGCATCTCCGTTTCTAATTCCGCTATCCTGGCGACACTGATTACCGGAGTATGGTGTGTTATTTCTCCGGCGCTGCTGGTGCGCTATTGCCGACAAATTGACAACTGCGACGCATTGAGACAATCCGGCGATTTCTCTATCGGCCAGTTCGGTTCCACCAGCTATATGCTGGCCGGCTGGTTAGGGGAAAAACTGGGTAATAAAGAAAATGATGCGGAAAAACTGGCCATTCCGACCAGCATTGGTTTTTTAAAAGACAAACAGGTTTCGACTTTCTTTGTGATGCTGTTGTTCTTTGTTGTCTCCGCGCTGGTCGCCGGCGCCGATCATGTGCAGGCGATCGCGGACGCAGGCAATAAAGATCACAGCCATACCAATATATTTCTGTTCCTGCTGAAACAAGCCGGGCTGTTTGCAGCGGGTGTCTACATGCTGACCCGCGGCGTACATATGTTTATTGAAGAGCTGATTCCGGCGTTTAAAGGCATCAGCGATAAAGTCATCAAGAAATCGATTCCGGCGATTGAAATCTATTCGCTGTTTCCTTATTCCAACAACGCCGTTTTCATCGGTTTTATCTGTTGTACCGTCAGCGGCTTCCTGACCATGATTCTGTTGCCGGTATTTGGTTATCCGGCGATGGTTCCCAGCCTGCTGTTCACGTTTGCCAGCGGCGGCGGCGCGGGCATCATCGGTAACGCCACCGGCGGTATCCGCGGCGCGATAATCGGCGCCGTGGCCTGCGGCATCATCTCCATTGCCGGCTCCGCATTCATTTTCCAGCCGATCCACGACGCCGGCGTCGATGCCCCGACCACCTACTCGACGACCGATTTTACGTTGCTGGGTCTTTCGCTGCACAGCGCGTTATCGTTGTTGAATCACTAA
- a CDS encoding ATP-binding protein: MSEAITAGSEPSSSYKYQIILYYFITSLAVVVVTGCAVFLVISNLLYNDVADKSKNLALILSQDSALKQAVNNRDQAALRSLIDQRYARSDADFIVISDTDNIRLYHPDPAQVNLAIKDIGNITLLRDGKSYTVNNTGYSGASVKTRAPFILDGKYIGYVSVGYTEAHRRGLLADYFSPFFGLLISVFILILLGGVFSYRLLKKQMSGLTPEMINYKYQVRRAILHAIYDGVIAVSPEGRIIAINNAAKKMLSIDHPHGPLTGHKITDYVVPADFFLSAERQECHDVDVAFNGSTFIANRTIILNQQDEFAGFVISLREKTNETLMTQQVNHIKHESEELRVISHEFKNRLAVIYGLIQLGEYERVSQYVAQENAQLQQFYDAIIKSFHCPCVAGLILGKVGRAGELGIDLRIDPLSYYTGADAPLSAEEMACIIGNLLDNALEATVKTPAHPQSIELYLNDSSDEIVLSVQDNGPGLSQIAAETLFVKGATSKPGRHHGVGLYLVQSLVQKARGECLVDAADDNGGAVFSVYIPKI; encoded by the coding sequence ATGTCCGAGGCCATAACCGCCGGCAGCGAGCCGAGCAGTTCTTATAAATATCAGATAATACTTTACTATTTCATCACCTCGCTGGCCGTGGTGGTGGTGACCGGCTGCGCTGTCTTTCTCGTTATCAGCAACCTGCTCTATAACGACGTGGCGGATAAATCCAAAAATCTGGCGCTGATCCTCTCGCAGGATTCCGCGCTTAAACAGGCGGTCAACAACCGGGATCAGGCGGCGCTGCGTAGCCTGATCGATCAGCGCTACGCCCGCAGCGATGCGGATTTTATTGTCATCAGCGACACGGATAACATCCGCCTCTACCATCCCGACCCCGCTCAGGTGAACCTGGCCATCAAGGATATCGGCAACATCACCCTGCTGCGCGATGGGAAAAGCTATACCGTCAACAATACCGGCTATTCCGGCGCCTCGGTAAAAACGCGCGCGCCGTTTATTCTGGATGGAAAATATATCGGCTACGTGTCGGTCGGGTATACGGAAGCGCACCGCCGGGGTCTACTGGCGGACTATTTCTCCCCATTCTTCGGCCTGCTGATTTCCGTATTTATCCTGATCCTGCTGGGCGGCGTGTTTTCCTACCGCCTGCTGAAAAAACAGATGTCCGGCCTGACGCCGGAAATGATCAACTATAAATATCAGGTGCGCAGGGCTATTCTGCACGCCATTTACGACGGCGTGATCGCCGTCAGCCCGGAAGGGCGCATCATCGCCATCAACAACGCCGCCAAAAAGATGCTCTCCATCGACCATCCCCACGGCCCGCTGACCGGACACAAGATTACTGATTATGTGGTACCGGCCGATTTCTTCTTATCCGCCGAGCGTCAGGAGTGCCACGATGTGGACGTCGCCTTTAACGGTTCGACGTTTATCGCCAACCGGACCATCATCCTCAATCAGCAGGATGAGTTTGCCGGTTTTGTGATCAGTCTAAGGGAAAAGACCAACGAAACCCTGATGACCCAGCAGGTCAACCACATTAAACATGAAAGCGAAGAACTGCGGGTGATCAGTCACGAATTCAAAAACCGGCTGGCCGTTATCTACGGTCTGATCCAGTTGGGAGAATATGAGCGGGTCAGCCAGTACGTCGCGCAGGAGAATGCCCAGCTGCAGCAGTTTTATGATGCGATTATCAAATCCTTTCACTGCCCGTGCGTTGCCGGGTTGATCCTCGGCAAAGTGGGGCGCGCGGGCGAACTGGGCATCGATCTGCGTATTGACCCGCTATCCTATTACACCGGAGCGGACGCGCCGCTGAGCGCCGAGGAGATGGCCTGCATCATCGGTAATCTGCTGGACAACGCGCTGGAAGCGACGGTGAAAACGCCCGCCCATCCCCAGTCGATCGAGCTGTATCTCAATGACAGCAGCGATGAAATCGTGCTATCGGTGCAGGATAATGGCCCAGGCCTCAGCCAGATAGCGGCGGAAACGCTGTTTGTGAAGGGCGCGACCAGCAAACCGGGCCGTCATCACGGCGTAGGGTTGTATCTGGTGCAGTCACTGGTGCAGAAAGCACGGGGCGAGTGTCTGGTCGATGCGGCCGACGATAACGGCGGTGCGGTTTTTTCAGTTTACATCCCCAAGATTTAA
- a CDS encoding response regulator has protein sequence MENKISVFLVEDNHDMAFFIASFIKKHPEFLLLGSADTLADARIAIAAQKPDLVMLDNYLPDGTGIDIMKHLRTTQPDIDVIFITAANDIDTIKTAIRHGACDYLVKPFMLERLEEALKNYLMFNRKVRQKSHLPQEEIDRVIRQSIPYSAPAGFIYPKGIDELTLNQVRAAFSGENVQHTADSLSDTIGISKSTARRYLEYCKNIKLLEAHIQHGTVGRPQRFYRLTFN, from the coding sequence ATGGAAAACAAGATCAGCGTATTTTTGGTTGAAGATAATCACGACATGGCTTTCTTCATTGCCAGCTTCATCAAAAAACACCCAGAATTTCTGCTGTTAGGAAGCGCCGATACCCTTGCCGATGCCCGGATAGCCATCGCCGCCCAAAAACCCGATCTCGTGATGCTGGATAACTATCTGCCCGATGGCACGGGGATCGACATCATGAAACATCTGCGAACCACGCAGCCGGATATCGACGTCATTTTTATCACCGCCGCCAACGACATCGACACGATTAAAACGGCGATACGCCACGGCGCCTGTGACTATCTGGTCAAACCGTTCATGCTGGAAAGGCTGGAAGAAGCGTTAAAAAACTATCTGATGTTCAACAGAAAGGTACGCCAGAAATCGCATCTGCCGCAGGAAGAGATCGACCGCGTGATACGTCAGTCAATCCCCTATAGCGCGCCGGCGGGATTCATCTACCCGAAAGGCATTGATGAACTGACGCTCAATCAGGTGCGAGCGGCATTTTCCGGCGAAAACGTGCAGCACACCGCCGACAGCCTGAGCGACACGATCGGCATCAGCAAATCCACCGCCCGACGCTACCTTGAATACTGCAAAAACATCAAACTGCTGGAAGCGCACATTCAGCACGGCACCGTCGGGCGCCCCCAGCGCTTTTACCGTCTGACATTCAATTAA